The stretch of DNA AACATACCCACAACTACAAACATGAGTTCTAGTTGAAAGACTTTTCTTGATTCGTTTTCCACATTGAAAACAATCTTGAGATGTGTAGGCTGGATTTACCGCAATGGTTAATTTTCCATACTTGACCCCAAAATATTCCAACCATTTACGCAATTGACTCCAACCAGCATCATTAATACTTTTTGATAACTTACTATTTCTAACTAGATTTTTCACCTTTAAATCTTCATAGGCGATCAAGTCGTTTGACTGAATTAGACGCAGTGCCTTTTCCTTGGCGAACTCTTCACGTTGCCTACTTACCTTTAAATGTGCTCTGCTGTATCGCTGTCTAGCTTTGATATAGTTGTTACTTACAGGCTTTCCCTTCTTCAATTTTCTTGACTTTCGACGATTGAGTCTATTTAATCTGGCTTCTGAGTGACGATAAAAACGAGGATTCTCCACAAAATTTCCATCACTATCAGCATAGAAATATTTTAAACCAACATCTATGCCCACCATCTTTTTGGTTTGGGGTAGAATCGAAGTTATATCCCTTACATCTAACTTTAAGCAAAACTGGCAAAAATAACCATCTGCTCGTTTAACAAGTCGTACTCTTTGTATTTGAAACTCTTGGAAATAATCTAAATCCCTTGAGCCAATTAACTTGAGAGTACCGATGTTATTACCATCAGTGAAAGTGATTCGTTTATGATCTCGATCTAGTTTCCAACCAGATTGTTTATACTCAATACTACGAGTGCGTTTAGAAAATTTAGGGTATCCTTTTTTCCCCTTAACTTGCTTTTTGCAATTATCATAAAACTTAGATATGGCACTCCAAGCCCTTTCTCCTGCCTGTTGACAAGCAGTGGAGTTAAGATACTTAACAAAAGAAAATTCTTTTCTTAAAGTAGTGGTATATCGATAAACTTCGGCTTTACCTACGTTTTGAGAGTTCATCCAGAGACTAACACATTTATTACGTACGAATTGGACTGTACGAATGCCCTCATCGATAGCTTTAAATTG from Cyanobacterium stanieri LEGE 03274 encodes:
- a CDS encoding RNA-guided endonuclease InsQ/TnpB family protein, with protein sequence QFKAIDEGIRTVQFVRNKCVSLWMNSQNVGKAEVYRYTTTLRKEFSFVKYLNSTACQQAGERAWSAISKFYDNCKKQVKGKKGYPKFSKRTRSIEYKQSGWKLDRDHKRITFTDGNNIGTLKLIGSRDLDYFQEFQIQRVRLVKRADGYFCQFCLKLDVRDITSILPQTKKMVGIDVGLKYFYADSDGNFVENPRFYRHSEARLNRLNRRKSRKLKKGKPVSNNYIKARQRYSRAHLKVSRQREEFAKEKALRLIQSNDLIAYEDLKVKNLVRNSKLSKSINDAGWSQLRKWLEYFGVKYGKLTIAVNPAYTSQDCFQCGKRIKKSLSTRTHVCSCGYVEDRDTQASLNILRKATMGHIGSKSDLLDLNAWGDLSSILVGGNTC